The region CCACGTACTGAAATTGCTAACAGATTCAAGAGTTTCCTAAGAACACACGTCAATGCCAAAGGACATCACATGTACAAGGAGCGCATACGCCGAATGTGTGAAAGTAATCAGGTAACACGatatatcatacattttttaaaactaatgATAATCTCTTACAAAGATCACGTAGAGAAGCATATTCTAGCAAGTTCTTATCTTACTACAATATGCCTTTTGGCgatatacaataattttttatgctACAGTCTAGTTTTGTTGTGGAGTTCCCTATTCTCGCTGGAAAGGAACATGTGTTGGCATACTTTCTACCCGAAGCTCCCGTGCAAATGTTAGaaatatttgatgaagtaGCTAAGGACCTGGTTCTAACTATTTTTCCTAGTTATGAGAGAGTTTCCACTGAAATCCATGTCAGGATATCAGAATTGCCGCTCATTGAAGAATTGCGAACGTTCAGGTAAATATACATGAATTCAGACTTGGGAGaagtaaatatataaattataattacattgCGTTAATCATGTGAAATTGTATAACGACACTTGGTACCAATATCTTCAAGTTGATGTGGTATATTCACATCGTAATTGTAACGTCCAAGTGCCATTGTGTTTCAGAAAGTTACATTTAAACCAGTTGGTGAGGACGTTGGGCGTTGTCACTGCCACAACGGGAGTTTTACCACAGTTGTCAGTTGTTAAATATGATTGTAAAAAGTGTGGATACGTCCTTGGCCCGTTCACGCAAATGCAAAGTCAAGAAGTTGATCCTGGCTCTTGTCCTGAGTGTCAAAGCAGTGGACCCTTCACCgtaattatgttgaaaatcatTTACAGTAATTTTTTAGCAGatttgtattaaaatttaGCTGAACATACTTCAATATCAcgttatttattgttttcagATTAATATGGAGCAAACGGTTTATCGAAATTATCAAAAGGTAACAATACAAGAGTCTCCAGGTAGAATTCCAGCCGGGAGAATACCTCGCAGTAAGGACTGCATCCTGCTTGCCGATCTCTGTGATCGATGTAAGCCTGGAGATGAAGTTGACGTGACTGCCATTTATAGTAATAATTATGACGGTTCTCTGAATACTGAACAGGTAAATTATACTTTTATGTGCACAAATGTAGCGTGATTACATTGTAAAATGTATATGTCAAAATCTGTGGCTACTAGTTTTACTTAAAATAAATGTCAATTATAAACTCGTTGTATTCTCTTAACAATttaatgtatttattataGGGCTTTCCTGTATTTTCAACGGTATTGTTAGCCAATCATCTTGTTGTAAAGGATTGCAAAGAAATTGTTCAATCATTAACTGATGAGGATGTTTCCAGTATTTTGGCCTTAAGCAAAGATCATCGGGTAGCTGACCGTATCATAGCTAGTATTGCACCATCCATCTATGGCCACGAATTCATAAAGCGAGCGCTAGCACTTGCTTTATTCGGTGGAGAATCAAAAAATCCCGGTACGCCATATTGAAGAATATGATATACAAGAATTTATTATGTTTCCAAAAGAGTTACATGCTTGATTgatatattgaaatattttttgcaattagGCCAGAAGCACAAAGTGAGAGGTGATATAAACGTTTTGCTTTGTGGAGACCCAGGAACAGCGAAATCACAGTTCTTAAAATACACCGAAAAAATTGCACCCAGAGCTGTATTCACAACAGGTCAGGGCGCTTCTGCAGTGGGTCTTACTGCATATGTAAGCCGTTCACACACCACGCGAGAATGGACGTTAGAAGCTGGTGCTTTGGTTCTTGCAGATCAGGGTGTTTGCCTTATAGACGAGTTTGACAAAGTTAGTAAATACGATCTTATGATCGTTCGAAATcagtgtgaaaaatattgtcgTACATCAATCTTGACTGTATTTGTAGATGAACGACCAGGATAGAACATCTATACACGAAGCAATGGAACAGCAAAGTATTTCTATTTCAAAAGCTGGAATCGTCACTTCTCTACAAGCCAGATGCTCTGTTATAGCAGCCTCGAATCCAATTGGTGGACGATACGATGCCAGCATGACTTTTTCAGAAAACGTAAGGTGCATAGTTTCtgcatgaataaattttaaatttcctcAGTTCAAATTTAGGCAAGTAATACTGATAGTTCCTGACTGGTAGTACTTTTTGCAAATCTGTTGCCTAAACAATGTTAAGGTACTTAAAAATGTATTGAAGTAGTCCTGATTTTTCAAGGGATACGCCCgatgctaaaaaaaaaaaccagctAGGGGATTGAGGCAAACattaatttgatatttttgaatcTTGTTAATTATAGAGCTGAAAAAcagaagtatattttttcgtAGGTAAAATATTAAGTATAAGAGTTCTTATTCCTgataatttttgaacattGTTACAGGTAAATTTGTCGGAGCCGATTCTCTCCCGATTCGATATTCTGTGTGTAGTGCGGGATGAAGTAGATCCAATGCAAGATCGGCATTTGGCTAAGTTCGTTATTGCTTCGCACATTAAACATCATCCTAATAATGCGAATAGAACAGTTCCACCTAGTCTTGAAGAAAATCATACGAATTTGTCCATTCCACAAGATCTCCTGAAGAAATATATTGTGTATGCGCGACAAAACATCCATCCTAAACTTACTAATATGGATCAAGATAAGGTGGCAAAAATGTACAGTCAATTGAGACAGGAGAGTTTAGTGAGTGGCACAACTACTAAGTAAATTTAATCGATAAGATTTATCTATAATAGACCATTTCACTAGAAACTGTCATGTGTTGAACATAGATTTGAGTGGCTGCTCCATTTGGGCGacatattttcttgttttcttgtgctgtgaaTTTTGACTCTCTCTATTTTTATGGCCAGGCAACAGGAAGCCTTCCAATTACGGTTCGTCATATTGAAAGTATGATACGAATGGCAGAAGCAAGTGCTAAAATGCATCTCAGGGATCATGTGCGAGAAGAAGACGTAAATCTTGCTATCAGAATGATGCTTGAGAGCTTCGTAGATACACAGAAATATTCTGTTATGAAATCTATGCGACAAGTGAGTAGCATGATATGTTGTAAAGTCTATGCACATAGACTATTCATGTCGCTATCAAAAACACATCAACTTTGTTACAGACTTTCCAGAAATATCTTTCATACAAAAAGGATCACAGCGAGTTGCTGTATTACATTCTTCGTCAAATAACTTTGGATACATTGACATTCAAGAGAGCGTTCCAAGGTGGACCAGTTACAACcattgaaatttctgaaaaagaTTTAATGGATAAGGTAAATTATTGATTTACAACTGCTATTTTTATACATCCACACGGTTTTTCTTAATATGAATTGTTGTGTTAAATCTTTCGAATTGTCTTTACAGGCTAAGCAGATAGATATTCATAATCTACACCCATTCTACGAGAGCGACATATTCAAATCAAACAACTTCGTTTATGATCCCAAAAGAAAAGTGATAGTACAAACTATGCCTGATGTATCTAATGACTGAAGAAAACGATAACACGAGATCAGTGAAGTGGCGTTAAAGACTACTGTTTccaggtgaaaataaaaactcatTGTGTGCCTTTTACAACCGCATGTTAAGTGAAGTTTTGTTACTTCCTTGAATCCAGTAATTGTTAAATTCGAGGGATTATTCGAATTCAGTTTCTGTTGATTATAACTGTAAACCTACCGCATGTATTTTGTATACGTGATAACAAATATGGCTCCTTAAAGCAAGACGTGTCTGATTTGAAAAGACTAGTAATAACTAACTGTCAGTCAAAGTCGAAGAGTTTCAACTGTATGTCGAAGATACGACCAGTAGGTATTTCTTCTTTCTATGGTTTATGTACTAAAATTTTACGGCAGGACATGTTTGTGCACGGTCTCAAATCACTACGCTCAGCGCTTTAAGAGTAACAacaaagattaaaaataaattccgtTCTCTCGTAGCTGTTTATCCCACGATGTTCTCGATGTTGTTCTTACTTTCCTGACCGTCCAATTAGTTAGTAAAGATTCCTACCATTCAATCCGGTGACAAAACGGTTCTGCTTCTCAAAATCGTAAATGAACCACCGTGAAGCCAGTTGTATTTTTTCCGTCTTTCGTGCGATTTTAGAAAACGCTAGAATAAATTTACTTAGATACAATATTTCGTCATCGCAGTCGAAATGGATTAGTTATTCATCTTCTGACACTCGCTCTCAAAGCCATTTTCCACTATTATCCCAATAGTTGGTTAAATCTTTGTATCGGTAGTGAGTGGGTACATGCTGGCCACATATTGCAGCAATTATAATACCGAATAAGACTTGGCTTTCGGGATGGAGTAGCGTTGAGGAACGATTTGTTGCCAACGTTTCGCGAACATTGCAGCTTAATTTATCAGGACGAGGGGTAACCTGATACTGAGTAAGTGTAATaccgaaaatgaaattatgaCCAAACAA is a window of Neodiprion pinetum isolate iyNeoPine1 chromosome 4, iyNeoPine1.2, whole genome shotgun sequence DNA encoding:
- the Mcm2 gene encoding DNA replication licensing factor Mcm2, with the translated sequence MSSQASSPVPSGRRDQLTSPPHEMEEPFEDEGNLLGADTDNEMIEEEEDGEELFGDNMEADYRPMPALDRYDPKIVDDEDYSEISQGDRAAAEREMRKRDREVGIIRDDRDLLYDESDDDEVPKQKRRMAEKAAAGEIEDSEMIESIENLEDTKGHTIKEWVMMLGPRTEIANRFKSFLRTHVNAKGHHMYKERIRRMCESNQSSFVVEFPILAGKEHVLAYFLPEAPVQMLEIFDEVAKDLVLTIFPSYERVSTEIHVRISELPLIEELRTFRKLHLNQLVRTLGVVTATTGVLPQLSVVKYDCKKCGYVLGPFTQMQSQEVDPGSCPECQSSGPFTINMEQTVYRNYQKVTIQESPGRIPAGRIPRSKDCILLADLCDRCKPGDEVDVTAIYSNNYDGSLNTEQGFPVFSTVLLANHLVVKDCKEIVQSLTDEDVSSILALSKDHRVADRIIASIAPSIYGHEFIKRALALALFGGESKNPGQKHKVRGDINVLLCGDPGTAKSQFLKYTEKIAPRAVFTTGQGASAVGLTAYVSRSHTTREWTLEAGALVLADQGVCLIDEFDKMNDQDRTSIHEAMEQQSISISKAGIVTSLQARCSVIAASNPIGGRYDASMTFSENVNLSEPILSRFDILCVVRDEVDPMQDRHLAKFVIASHIKHHPNNANRTVPPSLEENHTNLSIPQDLLKKYIVYARQNIHPKLTNMDQDKVAKMYSQLRQESLATGSLPITVRHIESMIRMAEASAKMHLRDHVREEDVNLAIRMMLESFVDTQKYSVMKSMRQTFQKYLSYKKDHSELLYYILRQITLDTLTFKRAFQGGPVTTIEISEKDLMDKAKQIDIHNLHPFYESDIFKSNNFVYDPKRKVIVQTMPDVSND